DNA from Stenotrophomonas acidaminiphila:
AGCTGGTGGCGATGATCGAGACCCAGCGCGCCTACGAGATGAACGCCAAGGCCATCTCCACCACCGATTCGATGCTCGGCTACCTCAACAACAACGTCTGATCGTGCCGCTTACGGAACCCGCCATGGCCTGTCTGTCCAACGTCCTCCGTCTTTCCTGCGCCGCGGTCAGCCTGGTGCTGCTGGGCGGCTGCGTGGTCGCCGGCGACATCCGCCCCTACCCGGCCATGGCGCCGGTGGTGCCGGTGGTCGCGCCCGCGGCCGAGGCCACGGCCGGCGCGATCTACGCGGCCGGTCCGGGCCTGAACCTGTACGGCGACCGCCGCGCCCGCGACGTCGGCGACCTGCTGACCATCACCCTGGTCGAGAGCACCTCGGCCACCACCAGCGCCAACACCGCCATCGGCAAGAAGTCGAGCATGGACATCGGCTCGCCGAGCCTGTTCGGCGCTCCGGTCACCCTGGGCGGCAAGGACGTGCTCGCCGCCAGCGCCAAGGGCGAACGCGACTTCAACGGCAAGGGCAGCAGCGCGCAGAGCAATCGCCTGCAGGGCAGCGTGACCGTGACCGTGATCCAGCGCCTGCCCAACGGCAACCTGGTGGTGCAGGGGCAGAAGAACCTGCGCCTGAACCAGGGCGACGAACTGGTGCAGATCCAGGGCATCGTGCGCGCGGCCGACATCGCCACCGACAACACCATCCCGTCCAGCAAGGTCGCCGACGCGCGCATCGCCTATGGCGGCCGCGGCGCGGTGGCCCAGTCCAATGCCATGGGCTGGCTGGGCCGGTTCTTCAACTCGCGCCTGGCGCCGTACTGAGGAGAAGAACGATGACCGGTACTTTCTCCACGGCGGCCAGTGAAGCGCGCTTGCGCCTGCCCGATTGCCTGCGCGCGCGCTTCGCCGCGCTCCCCGTCCGCGGGCCACCGGCCTGTGGGCGCTGGCGGTGCTGGCGTTCGTAGTCGCCCTGCCGGCGCACGCCGAACGCATCAAGGACCTGGCCCAGGTCGGCGGCGTGCGCGGCAACGCGCTGGTCGGCTACGGCCTGGTGGTCGGCCTGGACGGCAGCGGCGACCGTACCAGCCAGGCGCCGTTCACCGTGCAGAGCCTGAAGAACATGCTCGGCGAACTGGGCGTCAATGTTCCGCCGAACGTCAACCCGCAGCTCAAGAACGTCGCCGCGGTGGCGATCCACGCCGAGCTGCCGCCGTTCGCCAAGCCCGGGCAGACCATCGACATCACCGTGTCCTCCATCGGCAACGCGGTCTCGCTGCGCGGCGGCTCGCTGCTGATGGCGCCGCTCAAGGGCGCCGACGGCCAGGTCTACGCCATCGCCCAGGGCAACCTGGTGGTCGGTGGCTTCGGCGTGCAGGGCAAGGACGGTTCGCGGGTATCGGTGAACGTGCCCAGCGTCGGCCGCATCCCCGGCGGCGCGACCGTCGAACGCGCCCTGCCCGACGTGTTCGGCGCCAGCGGCGAGATCACCCTGAACCTGCACCAGAACGACTTCACCACGGTCGCGCGCATGGTCGCGGCACTCAACAACGCGTTCGGCGAAGGTGCCGCGCGCGCGGTCGACGGGGTCACGGTCGCGGTGCAGGCGCCGAGCGACCAGGGCGCGCGCATCGGCCTGCTGGCGCGCATCGAGAACATCGAACTGTCGCCGGGCGCCGCGCCGGCGCGGGTGGTGGTCAACTCGCGCACCGGCACGGTGGTGATCGGCGCGCAGGTCCGGGTCAGCCCGGCGGCGATCGCGCACGGTTCGTTGACGGTGACCGTCAGCGAGGCCACCCAGGTCAGCCAGCCCAATGCGTTCGGCGGCGGCCAGACCGTGGCCGCGCCGCAGTCCACCATCAGCGCCAGCAACGAAGGCAGCCGCATGTTCCGCTTTGAGGGCGGCACCACGCTGGACGAGATCGTGCGCGCGGTGAACGAGGTCGGTGCCGCGCCCGGCGACCTGATCGCGATCCTGGAAGCCCTCAAGCAGGCCGGTGCGCTCAGCGCCGAGCTGGAGGTGATCTGAGCATGCGCATCGCCGCCCCGTCACTGGAACTCAATCCGGTCGCCGGCAACGACCCGGCGAAGATCGACAAGGTCGCGCGCCAGCTCGAAGGCCAGTTCGCGCAGATGCTGATCAAGAGCATGCGCGCGGCCAGCTTCGGCGATTCGCTGTTCCCCGGCGAAAACCAGATGTTCCGCGAGATGTACGACCAGCGCATTGCCGAGGCCATGACCCAGGGCCGCGGCCTGGGCCTGTCGGCGATGATCGCGCGCCAGCTCGGCGGCGCCGGCCAGGCGAGCCCACCGCTGGACACCGCGCTGGTCCCGGCGGCGAAGGCCGCGCAGGCCTACCGTGAAGCCCTGCCTGGCGCGGCGGCCGGGGGGCGCGGCCGGCCGCCGCGGTGGAAAGCCCGCTGCCGGGCATGCCCGGCGGCTACGAGGCCTTGAGCGGCAATGTGCCGGCCATGCCGGAAGAACAGATGCTGGACCTGATCGCCGGCCGCGACAGCGGCAGCCTGCACGCGGCCATCGGCGGCCGCGGCGCGGCGCCGGATGCGGCGCCGGCAGCCACCGACTGGGCCCTGGCCAACGACCGCTGGAGTGGCGTCGGCCCGGCCGCCCCGCGTACCGATGGCGTGGACATGGCCACCGCCAACGCCGCCGCCGACCAGCTCGGCAAGCACACCCCGGAAGGCTTCGTCGCCAGCATCTGGCCGCATGCCGAGAAGGCCGCGCGCGAACTCGGCGTCAATCCGCGTGCGCTGGTCGCGCAGGCCGCGCTGGAGACCGGCTGGGGCCGCCGCCACATCAAGCGCGACAACGGCGGCAGCAGCCACAACCTGTTCGGCATCAAGGCCAGCGGCTGGAAGGGCGAAAGCGCCAGCGCCGCCACCCATGAGTACGTCGACGGCCAGCGCCAGAGCCAGACCGCGCGCTTCCGCGCCTACGGCTCGCCGGCCGAGAGCTTCGGCGACTACGTACGCATGCTCAAGAACAGCCCGCGCTACCAAGCCGCGCTCAAGGCCGGCAGCGACGTGCGCGGTTTTGCACAGGGCTTGCAACGTGCCGGGTATGCCACCGATCCGGGCTACGCCGCCAAGATCGCCGCCATCGCCGCCGGCCCGACCATCGACCGCGCGGTGGCCGCCATAGGCCAGGCCGGCGCCCGCCTCGGCCAGTCCTTCGCCCACGCCGCCGGCCTGTCCGGCCTCACCCGCCGTTGAGATAGAACCCGATGTCCAGTGTCCTCTCCACCGGTAGCAGCGCCCTCATCGCCTTCCAGCGGGCGCTGGCCACCGTCAGCCACAACGTGGCCAACATCAAGACCGACGGCTACAGCCGGCAGAAGGTCGACTTCGCCACGCGCAATCCCACCGACGTGGGCTATGGCGATGTCGGCAACGGCACCCGCATCACCGACATCCGCCGCGTGGCCGACCAGCTGGCGATCTCGCGCCTGCTCGACAGCAGCGGCGAACTGGCCCGGCTGAAGCAGCTTTCCGGGCTGGCCGACCGGGTGGATGCGCTGTTCTCGGACAGCGCGACCAACCTCAACGGCATCTGGTCCAACTTCTTCGACTCGGTCAGCGGGCTGTCGGCCAACGCCGCCGGCACCGCCGACCGCCGCAGCATGCTCGACAACGCCAACGACCTGGTCAACCGCTTCAAGCAGTTGAACGGCAACCTGGACACCCTTGGCAACGAGGTCAACAACGGCCTGATCGCCGGCACCGGCGAGATCAACCGCCTGGCCCGGGAAATCGCGCAGATCAACAGCGCGATCGGCGCCGACATCACCGGCGTCGCACCGGACCTGCTCGATCGCCGCGACCAGCTGATCACCCAGCTGGTGGGCTATACCGGTGGCACCGCCGTGATCCAGGACGGCGGCATCATGAACGTGTACTCGGCCGGCGGCCATGCGCTGGTGGTCGGCGGCACCGCCTCGCAGGTCACCACCGTGGCCGACCCGTACCAGCCCGAGCGCCTGCAGCTGGCGCTGAAGACCCAGGGCCAGACCATCGTCCTGGACGGCAAGGCGCTGGGCGGCAGCATCGGCGGCCTGCTGGAGTTCCGCGACACCGTGCTGACCCCGGCACAGGCCGAACTCGGGCGCATCGCCGTCGGCCTGGCGCAGGCATTCAACGAAAGCCACCGCGAAGGCATGGACCTGTATGGCGACATGGGCGTGGACTTCTTCAGCCTCGCCCCGCCCAAGGTCGCCGCGCACAGCGGCAACAGCAGCGCCAGCACCGCCACCGTCAGCGCCAGCTACGGCGACGTCGCCGCGCTCGACGGGCAGAACCTGGAGCTGCGCTTCAACGGCAGCGCCTGGGTGGCCACGCGCACCGACACCGGCGCGCAGGTGCCGATGACCGGCAGCGGCAGCGCCGCCGATCCGTTCGTGGTCAACGGCATCGAACTGGTGGTCGGCGGTACCCCGGCGCTCAACGACCGCTTCCTGGTGCAGCCCACCGCGGCCGCCCCCGGCGGGCTGGCGGTGGCGATCACCGACCCGTCGCGCATCGCCGCGGCCAACCCGGTGCGGGCCAAGGCCGATCTGGGCAACGTCGGTACCGGCGTGGCCGGCAAGCTCGACATCACCGACGCCGCCAACGGCGCCCTGCTCGACCCGGTCAGCATCGACTTCATCGATGCCAACAACTACACCATCAATGGCGGCCCGCCGCTGCCGTACACGCCCGGCCAGACCATCGCCGCCAACGGCTGGAGCCTGGTACTCGACGGCAAGCCTGCCGCGGGCGACACCTTCACCGTCTCGCGCACCCCGGCCGGCTCCAGCGACAACGGCAACGCCGCGCGCATGGCCGCGGTCGAGGACGCCAAGGCCTTCAACGGCGGCACCGTCACCCTCAACGGCGCGCTGGGCGGGCTGACCACGCAGATCGGGGCGGCCGCGCGCGCGGCCGACTACTCGCTGCAGGCGCAGCAGGTGATCAACGAGAACGCGCAGGCCACCCGCGATTCGATCTCCGGGGTGAACCTGGACGAGGAAGCGGCGGACATGCTCCGCCTGCAGCAGGCCTACCAGGCCGCCTCGCAGCTGATCTCCACGGCCGACACCATGTTCCAGTCGATCCTGCGGGCGGTGGGCTGATGAACAACCGCATCTCCAGCAGCATGATGTACGACCAGTCGGTGTACCTGATGCTCGCCAAGCAGAGCAAGCTCAACCACCTCGAGCGCCAGCTGGCCACCGGGCAGAAGCTGGTCTCGGCCAAGGACGATCCGGTCGCCTCCGGCACCGCCGTGGGCATGGACCGGATCCTGGCCGAACTGGACCAGCTGGGCGCCAACGCGGCGAACGTGCAGAACCGGCTGGGCCTGCAGGAAAACGCGCTGGCGCAGGCCGGTGAACTGCTGCAGCGCGTGTCCGACCTCACCATCCAGGCCAACAACGCGGCGCTGTCGGCCGAGGACCGCAAGAGCGTTTCGGCCGAGCTGCGCTCGATCCGCGAATCGCTGCTGTCGCTGGCCAACAGCACCGATGGCAACGGCCGCTTCCTGTTCGGCGGCACCGCCGACGGCGTGCCGCCGTTCGCGGCCAACAACGGCACGATCCTCTACAACGGCGACCAGACCCAGCGCCAGGTCGAGGTCGCGCCCGGCAGCTTCGTGCAGGACGCCCTGCCCGGCAGCGAGATCTTCATGCGCATCCGCACCGGCGACGGCACCGTCGACGGCAGTGCCGCGGCCGGCAACACCGGCCAGGCGGTGCTGACCGGCGCCAGCCGCGACGGCAGCGCGGCGTGGACCGGCGACAGCTACACGGTGCGCTTCACCGGCCCCGGCGCATACGACATCCTCGACAGTGGCGGTGCCACGGTCGGCAGCGGCACCTATGCCGAGGGCGACGACCTCGTCTTCCAGGGCCTGCGCGTGCGCATGAGCGGGGTGCCGGCGGCCGGCGACGAGTTCACGGTCGGCCAGGCCGGCAACCGCGATGTGTTCTCCACCATCGACCGCCTGTCCCAGGCGCTGCAGATGGACACCTCCACCCTCGCCGGCCGCACCGCGCAGCAGAACCTGCTGCAGTCCAGCCTGCGCGACGTGGCCCGCGCCGCGGAGAAGATGATCGATTCGCGCGCATCCGGCGGCGCGCAGCTCAGCGCCATCGACAACGCCGCCTCGCTGCGCGAGGCCAACGCCATCACCCTGAAGGATTCGCTTTCGCAGCTGCGTGACCTCGATTACGCCGAGGCCATCGGCCAGTACAAGCTCGAAGGCGCCGCCCTGCAGGCCGCACAGACCGTGTTCACGCAAATGCAGTCCATGTCGCTGTTCAACATGATCCGCTGATCCAGACAAACGCAAACCGCCTTCCCATATCACGCAAGACCCGAGCACAACGGAGAAGTCCCATGGCACAAGTCATCAACACCAACATCATGTCGCTGAACGCCCAGCGCAACCTGAACACCAGCGGCAGCAGCCTGGCGACCAGCATCCAGCGCCTGTCCTCGGGCCTGCGCATCAACAGCGCCAAGGACGACGCCGCCGGCCTGGCGATTTCCGAGCGCTTCACCACCCAGATCCGCGGCCTGGACGTGGCCACCCGCAACGCCAACGACGGCATCTCGCTGGCGCAGACCGCCGAAGGCGCGATGGTCGAGATCAGCAGCAACCTGCAGCGCATCCGCGAACTGGCGGTGCAGTCGGCCAACGCCACCAACTCCGGCAGCGACCGTGACGCGCTCAACGCCGAAGTGCAGCAGCTGCTGAGCGAGATCGACCGCGTCGCCAACCAGACCAGCTTCAACGGCACCAAGCTGCTGGACGGCAGCTTCACCGGCGCGCTGTTCCAGGTCGGCGCCGACGCCGGCCAGACCATCGCGGTCAACAGCATCGTCGATGCCAACATCGACCAGCTGGGCCGCGCCGGCTTCGCCGACACCGTCAGCGGCGCCGGCGTCGGCGGCACCGCGGCGACCGCCTCGGGCGCGATCAAGGGCATCGCCGTGTCGATCCGCGCCGCCGGCGCGCCGGCCGGCGCCGCCGGCCTCACCACCATCACCCTGGACGACGTCAAGATCGAAGTGGGCGACGACGCGGCGGCCGTGCAGAAGAAGATCGCCCAGGCGTTCAACAACAAGCTGGACCAGACCGGCCTGTACGCCGAGGTCAGCGGCGGCAACATCAAGCTGACCTCGCTCAAGGCCGGCCAGGACTTCGAGGGCGTGAGCAACGGCACCCTCAGCGGCGGCACCGGCATCACCCTGTCGCTGGCCGCCGACCTGCCGGCGTCGCTGGCCGCGGCCGGCACCGCGGCGGCCGGCGGCGGCATCAACCACCTGGAGAACCTGGACATCTCCAACTTCGCCGGCGCCCAGCGCGCCCTGGAGATCGTGGACAAGTCGCTGACCGCGGTGAGCGGTTCGCGTGCGGAGATGGGCGCGATCCAGAACCGCTTCACTTCGACCATCGCCAACCTGTCGACCACCTCGGAAAACCTGTCGGCCTCGCGCAGCCGCATCCGCGACGCCGACTACGCCAAGGAAACGGCGGAAATGACCCGCACGCAGATCCTGCAGCAGGCCGGTACCGCGATGCTGGCGCAGGCCAACCAGGTCCCGCAGAACGTGCTCAACCTGCTCAAGTAAGCCGGCACCGAAAGCGGCAGGAACCAGAGCCCCGGCCTGCCCGGGGCTCTGTCGTTGCGGGGGCGCGCCCCTGGCGGGGCGGCCGGCCGCGGCGGCGATGTAAAAAACAACGGCGCTGGAACCCTGCGGTTCCAGCGCCGTTTCCATATGACGCCATGCATCCGGACGCATCGGCGGATCGTGCGATCCGTTTTTCCAGGCGGCCCTAAAGCTGCCCGGGATGCTGCCGTTATTGGTATCAGCAGCGGTACTGCGGCGCCCTACGCCACTCCACTGCACTCAGTACCGGTCAGGTTGAGCTGCCGGATCAAACGCCAAAAAGGAATCCGAATCATGGCACAAGTCATCAACACCAACATCATGTCGCTGAACGCCCAGCGCAACCTGAACACCAGCGCCACCAGCCTGGCGACCAGCATCCAGCGCCTGTCCTCGGGCATGCGCATCAACAGCGCCAAGGACGACGCCGCCGGCCTGGCGATCTCCGAGCGCTTCACCACCCAGATCCGCGGCCTGGACGTGGCCACTCGCAACGCCAACGACGGCATCTCGCTGGCGCAGACCGCCGAAGGCGCGATGGTCGAAATCGGCAACAACCTGCAGCGTATCCGCGAACTGGCGGTGCAGTCGGCCAACGCCACCAACTCCGGCACCGACCGCGACGCGCTGAACGCCGAAGTCAACCAGCTGCTGAAGGAAATCGACCGCGTCGCCAACCAGACCAGCTTCAACGGCACCAAGCTGCTGGACGGCAGCTTCACCGGCGCGCTGTTCCAGGTCGGCGCCGACGCCGGCCAGACCATCGGCATCAACAACATCGTTGATTCGCGCACCGCCAACCTGGGCAAGATGAACTTCGCCTCCGACACCACCGCCGTCAACGTGGTTGCCGCGACCGCTTCGGGCGTCGCCGCCGCCGCCGGCAAGATCTCGGGCGTGAAGATCAGCGTGCAGCAGGTCGGTGCCAGCGCGGCGCAGACGATCAACATCGACGACGTCAAGTTCAACGCCGGCGACAGCGTGAAGACCATCAACCAGAAGGTCGCCACCGCCATCAACGACAAGATGGACCAGACCGGCGTCTACGCCACCCTGGACAGCGCCGGCGCGGTCAAGCTGCAGGCGGTCAAGGGCAACCAGTACACCACCGGCTTCACCTTCGGCACCATCACCGACGCCGTCACCGGCCAGGCCACCGGCATCACCGCCGGCGCCACCGCCTTCACCGCACAGACCGCCGCCGCGGTGACCGCCCCGGCCCAGGAAACCGTCGCCGGCAAGATGGACATTTCCTCCTTCGTCGGCGCCCAGCGCGCCCTGGAAGTGGTGGACAAGGCGCTGACCGCGGTCAACAGCTCGCGCGCCGACATGGGTGCGATCCAGAACCGCTTCAGCTCCACCATCGCCAACCTGGCCACCACCTCGGAAAACCTGTCCGCTTCGCGCAGCCGCATCCGCGACGCCGACTACGCCAAGGAAACGGCGGAAATGACCCGCACGCAGATCCTGCAGCAGGCCGGTACCGCTATGCTGAGCCAGGCCAACAGCTCGACCCAGAACGTGCTCAGCCTGCTGCGCTGATCCGTCGGGGTCAGCCCGACCAGGCCACGACCCGGAGCCCCCGCCAGCAATGGCGGGGGCTTCATCCATTTGCGGCCATGGACAGCGGCCGCCGTCGCCGGCACGGGCGGCGCAGGGGATCCCGGCACGGGACTTGCACCCCAGGCGTGACCCGCGCGGTCCCGTGGCTAAAGAAGCCGGGGAACGTGCCGATATCCGGGATGCCTGCAAGGGCGTCCATTTGCGCACAAGGAATCCAGATGGCCTCGTCCTCCCTTTCCGTCGTCGGCTCCGGCCTGGACATCCCCACCCTCGTCTCGCAGCTGGTCGCCAACGAGCGCAAGCCGGCCGCCGACCGCATCAACACCCAGGGATCGACGGTCACCGCCAAACTTTCGGCGCTGGGCAGCATCAAGAGCTCGCTGAGCGGCCTGCAGTCATCGCTCGATGCGCTGGTCAAGGGCGCCAGCAACCAGGCCTACAAGACCTCGGTGCCGGAAGGCAGCGGCTTCGGCGCAACCGTGGTGACCGACGCCACCACCGGCAAGACCCAGGCGGTGGCCGGCACCTACAACGTGGAAGTGCTGAGCCTGGCGCAGCCGCAGAAGCTCAGCTCCGGCGCGTTCGCCGCCGATGCGGCGGTCGGTGACGGCAGCCTGAAGATCGCCTGGGACGACAAGTCCATCGACGTCGAGATCGAGCCCGGCAGCACCCTGGCCGAGATCGCCGCGGCGATCAACAAGACCGCCAACGGCAAGGGCGTCAACGCCACCGTCATCACCGCCAGCGACGGCCAGCACCTGGTGCTCAATGCCGTGGACGCCGGCACCAAGGGCGCCCTGACCGTCTCGGCCAGCGGCGGCAACGGTGGGCTTTCCGCCCTGACCTGGGACGGCACCGGCGGCGGCCTCACCCAGACCGTGGCCGCCAGCAACGCGCGGGTGCGGGTGGACGGTTTCGAGCGCGAATCCAGCAGCAACAGCATCAGCGACCTCATCCCGGGCATCACCCTCACCCTGAACAAGGCCGAGGAAGGCACCACCAAGACCCTGACGGTCAGCCAGGACAACGCGCCGCTGAAGATCAACCTGCAGGCCTTCGTCAGCGCCTACAACGCCTCGGTCAACCTGCTCAAGAACTCCAGCGCCTACGATGCCACCAACAAGCGCGCCTCCACCCTGACCGGCGACTCGCTGGTGCGCGGCCTGCAGCAGCAGCTGCGCGGCCAGCTCAGCGCCAACGTGGTGGACATGAAGGCGCTGGGGCTGACCATCAACACCGACGGCACCCTGGCGCTGAACAGCAGCACCTTCGACAAGACCCTGGCCGAGAACCCGAACGCGGCCGCGCGCCTGCTGGGCAAGGACGGCACCCTGTCCGACGGCCTGTCCAAGCTGCTCAAGAGCAACCTGGACACCGGCACCGGCACCCTGACCCTGCGTACCGACGCGCTCAACAAGCAGATCAAGAAGCTGGAAAAGGACCTGGACGACCTCGACGCGCGCATGGAGAAGGTGTCGGCGCGCTATACCCGCCAGTTCACCGCCATGGACTCGCTGGTGGCGCAGATGCAGGGCACCAGCAACTACCTGGCGCAGCAGCTTGCCGCACTGCAGAAATAACCGTCCGACATTCAAGTAAACGGCCATGACGGCCGATACACGGATACCACCCCATTATTGCCGACGCTGCCCGGACCGCGCGCCGGACAGGTCCCAGGAGACTCTCACCATGTACGGTTCCAGCCGCAACTACGCCGAGCAGTACCGCAAGGTCGGCGTGTCCACCAAGGTTGTGGATGCCGATCCGCACAAGCTGGTGGCCCTGCTGTTCGAAGGGGCCGGCGAGCGCATCCGTCGCGCCGAGGCGTTCCTGGCCCAGGGCGACCAGGCGATGAAGGGCAAGGCCATCGGCGAGGCCTGCGCCATCATCGGCCACCTCAATGGCTCGCTCGACCACGAGGCCGGCGGCGAAATCGCCGGCAACCTCTCCGCGCTGTACGACTACGTCATCCAGCGCCTGACCGAGGCCAACCTCAACAACGACGTGGCGGCGCTGCAGGAGTCGCTGTCGCTCATGGGCGAGATCGAATCGGCCTGGAACGCGATCCCGCCCGACCAGCGCCAACGCCCCGCCGTCACCGGAGCCTGAGGACCATGATGGACCCCGATCACACCCTCAAAGCCCTGCACGACGACCTGGAAGCGCTGCGCGTGGCGGTGGAACAGGAAGACCACGCCCAGGCCGAGCGCATCGCCAGCGGCCACGACCGCCGCCTGCGCGAGTTCGTGGAGGCCTGCGGCGCGCAGTCCGCGGCCAACGGCCTGCGCAACCTGCTGGCGCTGCAGCAGTCGCTGATGGCCGACATGCTGGTACGCCGCGACATCGCCGCGGCGCGGCTGCGCGCCGGGCGCCAGTCGGTGCGCGCCGCGCACGCCTACCAGCAGGCCGAATCGCTGGCATGAACACGCCCGGCGCCAGCATCGTGCACCACCCGGCGGAGGTCGAGCTGTTCGAGGACACGCTGACCTGCGATGTCTCACTACCGGCGGTGTTCGAGCCGGGCAGCGGCGCGATCCGCGCCGGCGCGGCGGAAATGCTGTTGCGCAGCGTGGCGCTGGTGGAAGACTCGCGCGGCGCCGACGACAGTGACGAGCGCGGCGCCGACGGCAGCCAGCAGCTGGCACGGCTGGAAGCGCGCATGGACCTTGCCCTGGTATTGCTGGGGCGCCTGCTGCGGCAGTCCACCCAGGCGCTGCCGCTGCGCCCGGTGCGCTGGTCGCGGCGGGGCCTGCGGCTCGAGCTGGGCCAGCGCAGCGGCGCGGTCCAGGGCAGCGCCGGCATCGTGCGCCTGCAGCCGGCCGACTGGCTGCCCGACCATATCGAACTGCCGGTGCAGGTGCTGGGCGAAGCCGCCTCGGGCAACGGCGGGCTCTACCTGTGGCTGCGCCTGCAGAGTACCGGCGAGGCGCTGGACACCGCGCTGGAACGCCACCTGTTCCGCCTGCACCGGCGCCAGATCGCCGACAGCCGGCGCCCGCGTTGAAGCGGCCGGTTCATGACCTTTGCCGCTTGGCGCGCGTGCGCGCGCTCGGCTAAGGTGCGGCCATTCCCAAGCGATGCCCGTGCCCGTGCGTGTCCTGATCGTCGATGACCATACGCTGGTGCGTGCCGGCCTGTGCCGCCTGCTGCAGACGTTCGGCGGGGTGCTGGTGGTCGGCGAAGCCAGCAACGCCGACCAGGCGCTGGAGCTGGCGGTGCTGCACCGCCCCGAAGTGGTGCTGATGGATCTTTCCCTGCCCGGCCGCAGCGGCCTGGAGGCATTGTCCGACATCCGCCGGCGAGTGCCGCAGGCGCGCGTGGTGATGATGTCCATGCACGACGACACCGCGCATGTGCGCGATGCGCTGGACCGCGGCGCGGTCGGGTTCGTGGTCAAGGATGCCGCCCCGCAGGAGCTGGAGATCGCGCTGCGCGCGGCGCATTCCGGGCAGGTGTTCCTGAGCCCGCAGATCTCCACCCGCATGCTGGCGCCGATGCTCGGGCGCGAACGCCCCACCGGCATCGCCGCGCTGTCGCCGCGCCAGCGGCAGATCCTGCGCCAGCTCGGCAACGGCCGCACCACCAAGGAAATCGCCGCCGAACTGGGCATCAGCGTGAAAACGGTCGAGACCCATCGCGCGCGCATGATGGAAGCGCTGGGCTGCCGCCGCGCCAACGACCTGCTGCTGCTGGCGGTGCGCCATCAGCAGGAGCTTGCCTGAGCCCTCGCCCGCGGACCGGCGTTGGCAACGCGTCACAGATTCGGAAATCCGTCGCGTGGCGCGTCAGAGTTCCGTAAGTCATTGATAGTCCAATCTCCGCCCCGCCGCGGCGACGGATTAATGGCGAAATGTAGGAAAACCCCCTACACCCCCTCAGGGGACTCCCGGATGGCGCCGGGTTTTCTCCTATTCATTCCCTGACACCCCCTACGCAAGATGTGTTCCATCACGGTCGCTTCACGCAGCGGCCACGGGGACCAGACGCCATGAAAGCCACGCTCACCACCCAGCTCGGGCAGCAACTCCACCTCACGCCCGCCCTGT
Protein-coding regions in this window:
- a CDS encoding flagellar hook-associated protein 3, yielding MNNRISSSMMYDQSVYLMLAKQSKLNHLERQLATGQKLVSAKDDPVASGTAVGMDRILAELDQLGANAANVQNRLGLQENALAQAGELLQRVSDLTIQANNAALSAEDRKSVSAELRSIRESLLSLANSTDGNGRFLFGGTADGVPPFAANNGTILYNGDQTQRQVEVAPGSFVQDALPGSEIFMRIRTGDGTVDGSAAAGNTGQAVLTGASRDGSAAWTGDSYTVRFTGPGAYDILDSGGATVGSGTYAEGDDLVFQGLRVRMSGVPAAGDEFTVGQAGNRDVFSTIDRLSQALQMDTSTLAGRTAQQNLLQSSLRDVARAAEKMIDSRASGGAQLSAIDNAASLREANAITLKDSLSQLRDLDYAEAIGQYKLEGAALQAAQTVFTQMQSMSLFNMIR
- a CDS encoding flagellar basal body L-ring protein — translated: MACLSNVLRLSCAAVSLVLLGGCVVAGDIRPYPAMAPVVPVVAPAAEATAGAIYAAGPGLNLYGDRRARDVGDLLTITLVESTSATTSANTAIGKKSSMDIGSPSLFGAPVTLGGKDVLAASAKGERDFNGKGSSAQSNRLQGSVTVTVIQRLPNGNLVVQGQKNLRLNQGDELVQIQGIVRAADIATDNTIPSSKVADARIAYGGRGAVAQSNAMGWLGRFFNSRLAPY
- a CDS encoding flagellar biosynthesis protein FlgI gives rise to the protein MWALAVLAFVVALPAHAERIKDLAQVGGVRGNALVGYGLVVGLDGSGDRTSQAPFTVQSLKNMLGELGVNVPPNVNPQLKNVAAVAIHAELPPFAKPGQTIDITVSSIGNAVSLRGGSLLMAPLKGADGQVYAIAQGNLVVGGFGVQGKDGSRVSVNVPSVGRIPGGATVERALPDVFGASGEITLNLHQNDFTTVARMVAALNNAFGEGAARAVDGVTVAVQAPSDQGARIGLLARIENIELSPGAAPARVVVNSRTGTVVIGAQVRVSPAAIAHGSLTVTVSEATQVSQPNAFGGGQTVAAPQSTISASNEGSRMFRFEGGTTLDEIVRAVNEVGAAPGDLIAILEALKQAGALSAELEVI
- a CDS encoding flagellin, whose product is MAQVINTNIMSLNAQRNLNTSATSLATSIQRLSSGMRINSAKDDAAGLAISERFTTQIRGLDVATRNANDGISLAQTAEGAMVEIGNNLQRIRELAVQSANATNSGTDRDALNAEVNQLLKEIDRVANQTSFNGTKLLDGSFTGALFQVGADAGQTIGINNIVDSRTANLGKMNFASDTTAVNVVAATASGVAAAAGKISGVKISVQQVGASAAQTINIDDVKFNAGDSVKTINQKVATAINDKMDQTGVYATLDSAGAVKLQAVKGNQYTTGFTFGTITDAVTGQATGITAGATAFTAQTAAAVTAPAQETVAGKMDISSFVGAQRALEVVDKALTAVNSSRADMGAIQNRFSSTIANLATTSENLSASRSRIRDADYAKETAEMTRTQILQQAGTAMLSQANSSTQNVLSLLR
- a CDS encoding flagellin; translated protein: MAQVINTNIMSLNAQRNLNTSGSSLATSIQRLSSGLRINSAKDDAAGLAISERFTTQIRGLDVATRNANDGISLAQTAEGAMVEISSNLQRIRELAVQSANATNSGSDRDALNAEVQQLLSEIDRVANQTSFNGTKLLDGSFTGALFQVGADAGQTIAVNSIVDANIDQLGRAGFADTVSGAGVGGTAATASGAIKGIAVSIRAAGAPAGAAGLTTITLDDVKIEVGDDAAAVQKKIAQAFNNKLDQTGLYAEVSGGNIKLTSLKAGQDFEGVSNGTLSGGTGITLSLAADLPASLAAAGTAAAGGGINHLENLDISNFAGAQRALEIVDKSLTAVSGSRAEMGAIQNRFTSTIANLSTTSENLSASRSRIRDADYAKETAEMTRTQILQQAGTAMLAQANQVPQNVLNLLK
- a CDS encoding flagellar hook-associated protein FlgK, whose translation is MSSVLSTGSSALIAFQRALATVSHNVANIKTDGYSRQKVDFATRNPTDVGYGDVGNGTRITDIRRVADQLAISRLLDSSGELARLKQLSGLADRVDALFSDSATNLNGIWSNFFDSVSGLSANAAGTADRRSMLDNANDLVNRFKQLNGNLDTLGNEVNNGLIAGTGEINRLAREIAQINSAIGADITGVAPDLLDRRDQLITQLVGYTGGTAVIQDGGIMNVYSAGGHALVVGGTASQVTTVADPYQPERLQLALKTQGQTIVLDGKALGGSIGGLLEFRDTVLTPAQAELGRIAVGLAQAFNESHREGMDLYGDMGVDFFSLAPPKVAAHSGNSSASTATVSASYGDVAALDGQNLELRFNGSAWVATRTDTGAQVPMTGSGSAADPFVVNGIELVVGGTPALNDRFLVQPTAAAPGGLAVAITDPSRIAAANPVRAKADLGNVGTGVAGKLDITDAANGALLDPVSIDFIDANNYTINGGPPLPYTPGQTIAANGWSLVLDGKPAAGDTFTVSRTPAGSSDNGNAARMAAVEDAKAFNGGTVTLNGALGGLTTQIGAAARAADYSLQAQQVINENAQATRDSISGVNLDEEAADMLRLQQAYQAASQLISTADTMFQSILRAVG